The DNA window GCATTCATCTCGTACGGATAGAAAGCGTGGGCCAAGATGTTCCCTGGTCCGTCAAACGGGTAGCTGTCAATGGTGGATGGAGTGCTTTAATTTAGGAGACACATTTTCGATCGGAACTCACTTGTCCCCGTGGTGGCCACTTCCAAAGCCTACTATGATGTCCGCTGAAGGATCATACACTCGAACGAATCGCAGATTGCTGTATTTGGCCCACTCGCCAAATGCTCTCTCCATGAACAGGGCAACCGAGTCCTCGCCTACTTTGCTACTCCAGTTGGCAATGCTAGATAATAGAAAATATCGTGATTTAGTTAGTATAGTGAAGCAAGCTATGGAACGACCTTTTATTTCTTTTCGGGGGCTTCTCATCGTCGAAGTTATCCTTTCACTTTCATGGCAACCACTTGTTTCTTATGGGACGGGCGAATCATCGCAACAGACTTTTTGCCGAGCCCATTTATTATGTATGGTTCATAAATTTGTTATCCCCTCTCCCGCTTCTCTCCGCACCGTGTAGTATTCCAACCGAAACGAGGAaccatcaaaaacaaattaatcgcACCTGCTGTTTACCTCGCTGATGATGCGATAGTTGCTGGTTGGGAGGGTTTTTGTCGTAAGTGCAAACCTGTGTCGAGGTGTACATTCAATTGCAGTGAAAGTTTTAGGGCCGATCAAAGCATGCGTCGCTCGAAACCGATGGTGGTCTccgggtgtgtgtgtgtgtttggtgTGGATCACAATTATCAACCGAGCCCTGGCGATGAAATGCGTGGCAACACAGGCTAGGCCTCGATCCTTTTATGGGCGGACGATCAGATGAACCGATAATGGTTGGAGCCTACCGTGGTCCAGTAGGTGCGTAGATCGTCTTTTGACAATGAAGTTGTACTAGTAGAAGGATTAACTGGTGCTCGAGTGCCACCCAGGTGCGGACGGATGGGGCTACACGATCAAgtgatttgtcaaaatttaccGTCTGTTGATGTCGGAGCATTTTTTGTTGAGTTTGGACACTTGATGACTGTGCGTGTCGAACGATATTTTATACGGCGTAAATGAGGCAAGGTAATGAGTTTCTTCGTTGCCACAGACTCCAATGTAGGCATCAAAGGAATATTTTTTGGCCATATTAAGCTATCTGTTGTAGAGATTATAGATATTAATATGATAACATACTTACAAGTAGGTAATTTTCCTTTTGCGCCAGCTCTCGGAGCCAATCACGTACCGTCTATGACGGATCGAGTTTTCCTGATGGTGCCCGAGGTCCACTACTCCACAGCGAGGCGATGACATTAACTTGAATTCGACCACAACCGAAAGATAGGAAACGTTTTATTTACTCGAAAATACTTGATTCTATTTAGCCATGGCATACTTTGACAGCTTTTACCGTGACTCAACACAAGAACCAAACTAACCTGGATAGTTCTTTGATCCAGCTGACCCGTTTCCGGCAGTGCCCCATAGTGCTGAATGTTCTTGATCGCCTCGACCACCGCCTCCTCACTGTACAACGCTTCGGCTTGATTGGGACCCTTCTCCAGGTAGCCGAATCGACGCATGAAGTCAAACTGTCACAGTGTAATGGTACAAATAAATGTAAACAGCTTTAACACGATCAGTTATGACATTAGTAATCTGTAACCCACCATAGCTTTCGTGGGAACCTGACTGGACGTAACAATATCAACGTGATCCCACACCGGTGCCCCCAGAAATCTTCTCGGAGTGTAACTAATTAGTACAAACACAATGACGGTTCCCACTCGACGCAGCCGGCGAGTGTCATTCACAAACAATTTTGGCGCCATTGCATTTCACCTTTATCAAATGGGAACAGAACCAGAGGAGTCTTTTTCCCACCAGAAGCACAATCGAACTAAGACGAGCTTCGTTCGCTCAAATGCTAATTACCACCCATCGCCGAGAGCatagaaaataattattaattcTCTTTCTCCCGTCGGTCGGCCAGTGGTCAGATCTGGAAGAAATGGATTTCTCGGTTATCTCCGACGATCGTGCGCAATTATGGTTATCGGGCGCCGGTCACAGCAACCAGCACGCGTCCACTTCTCGGCAATGCAACAAAATATACCACCGAAACGAAGTAGGCGCCATTGTAAGCAAATTAAGAGCGGATGAGCGATTCGCAGCGCGTGTTTACAACTCTCTCCCGCGACTGACTGGTGTCACTATACACGGAAAGTTGTTCGGTGAgaataaattatttatttgaatgTTTTGCATATCAATTATTTTGACATGTCTGGAATTGTAGTGAGAGTGACCAGAAAAAAGTAAGCACCATCTGAGTCGATTACTATTCCTACCAGGAGTGTCTGGttcaaatttaagccaaatcGCCTTAAAGATTTTATGAAATCTGAAGTTCCTGGGAATTTAAAATGAAGTTCCTGGGTGCTTCCATCGAAGTTTCCGAGAGCTGCTAGTTCCTGAGAACATCAACTGAAGTTCCTTGGAACTTCAACCGAAGCTCTTGGGAACTTCAACCGAAGTTTCTGGGAACTTCTATCGAAATTCCTAGGAACTTCAACTGAAGTTTCTGGGAACTTCGACCGAAGTTGCTGGGAATTTCTGAGAACTACAACCAAAATTCCTGGGAACTTCAACCGAAGTTCCTGGGAACTTCAATCAAAGTTCCTGGGAACTTCAACGAAAGTTCCTGGGAACTTCAATCAAAGTTTCTGGGAACATCAACGAAAGTTCCTGGGAACTTCAACCAAAGTTCCTGGGAACTTCAACCAAAGTCCCTGGGAACTTCAACCAAAGTCCCTGGGAACTTCAACCAAAGTTCCAGGGAACTTCAACCGAAGTTCCTAGGAACTTCAACCGGAGGTCCTGGGAACTTCAACCAAAGGTCCTGGAAACCTCAAACGAAGTTCCTCGGAACTTCAACCGAATTTGCTGGGAACTTCAACCGAAGTTGCTGGGAACTTCAACCGAAGTTCCTTAGAActtcaacagaaattcaactgaaGTTCCTGAGAACTTCAACTGAAGTTCCTGAGAACTTCAACTGAAGTTCCTTAGAACTTCAAAAAAGTGCCTGGAAATTTCCAAAGAAGTTCCTGGGAACTTCAACGGAACTTTTTGGGAAGTTCAACTGAGCTTCCGGGATAACCGAAATTCCTGTGActtcaaatgaaatttttggaaaattcaACGATAGTGCCTAGAAACTTCAACCGGCGTAGCTGGAAACTTTCTTCCGAATTTCCTGGCAACTTCAACAGAAGTTCCTGTGAACCTCGACAGAAGTTCCTGGGAACTTCTACCGAAGTTCCTGAGATCTTCAACCGAAATTCCCGAGAACTTTATCTGAAGTTCCTGAGAACTTCAACCGAAATTCCTGAGAACTTCAACTGAAGTTCCTGAGAACTTCAACTGATGTTCTTGAGAACTTCAACTGAAGTTCCTGAGAACTTCAACTGAAGTTCCCGAGAACTTCAACTGAAGTTCCTGAGAACTTGAACTGAAGTTCCTGAGAACTTCAACTTAAGTTCCTGAGAACTTCAACTGACGTTCCTGAGAACTTCAATTGAATTTCCTGAGAAGTTGAAGGCTGAAGTTCCTGGGAACTTCAACTGAAGTTCCTGAGAACTTCAACTGAAGTTCCTGAAAACTTCAACTGAAGTTCCTGAGAACTTCAACTGAAGTTCCTGAGAACTTCAACTGAAGTTTCTGAGAACTTCAACTGAAGTTACTGAGAACTTCAACTGAAGTTCCTGAGAACTTCAACTGAAGTTCCTGAGAACTTCAACTGAAGTTCCTGAGAACTTCAACTGAAGTTCCTGAGAACTTCAACTGAAGTTCCTGAGAACTTCAACTGAAGTTCCTGAGAACTTCAACTGAAGTTCCTGAGAACTTCAACTGAAGTTCCTGAGAACTTCAACTGAAGTTCCTGAGAACTTCAACTGAAGTTCCTGAGAACTTCAACTGAAGTTCCTGAGAACTTCAACTGAAGTTCCTGAGAACTTCAACTGAAGTTCCTGAGAACTGCAACTGAAGTTCCTGAGAACTGCAACTGATGTTCCTGAGAACTTCAACTGAAGTTCCTGAGAATTTGAACTGAAGTTCCTGAGAACTTCAACTAAAGTGCCTGAGAACTTCAACTGAAGTTTCTTAGAAGTTCAATTGAATTTCATGAGAAGTTGAAGGCTGAAGTTCCTGTGAACTTCAACTGAAGTTCCTGTGAATTTCAACTGAATTTCCTGAGAACTTCAACTGAAGTTCCTGAGAACTTCAACTGAAGTTCCTGAGAACTTCAACAGAAGTTCCTGAGAACTTCCACTGAAGTTCCTGAGAACTTCCACTGAAGTTCCTGAGAACTTCAACTGAAGTTCCTGAGAACTTCAACTGAAGTTCCTGAGAACTTCAACTGAAGTTCCTGAGAACTTCAACTGAAGTTCCTGAGAACTTCAACTGAAGTTCTTGAGAACTTCTACTGAAGTTCCTGAGAACTTCAACTGAAGTTCCTGAGAACTTCAACTGAAGTTCCTGAGAACTTCAACTGAAGTTCCTGAGAACTTCAACTGAAGTTCCTGGGAAATTCAACCAATGCCCCTGGAACATCAACCGAAGCTCTTGGGAATTTTAACCGAAGTGCCTAGGAACTTCAACCGAAGTTGCTGGGAATTTCAACCAAAGTTCTTGGGAACTTGAAACCGAAGTACCTGGAAACTTCACCAGAAGTACCTGAAAAACTTCAACCGAAGTTCCTGTGAACTTCAACCGAAATCCCTGGGAACCTCAATCGAAGTTTCTTGGAATTTCAATAGATGTTCCTGGGAACGTCGACTACAGTTCCTAACAACTTCAACAGCAGTTTCTGGGAATTTCAACAGATGTTTCTCAGAACTTCAACCGAAATGCCTGGGAACTTCAAAAGAAGTTCCTGGGAACTTCAAGACAACTTTCTAGGAAGTTCAACCGAACTTTTTGGGTAGTTCAACCGAAGCTCCTGGCAACTTCGCCGAAGTTCCTGGTAATTTTAACAGAAGTGCCTTGGAACTTCACCAGAAGTTCCTGGGAATTTCAAAAGAAATTCCTGGGAACTTTAACCGAAGCTTCTGGGAACTTCAGGAAACTAGAACAGAGCTTTCTGGAAAGTTCAACCGAATTTCCTGAGAACTTCTCCAGGGAACTTCAACAGAAGTTCCTGGGAAATTCAACAGGATTTCCTGGAAAAATCAACAGAAGTTCTTCAAAACTTCAACAGAAGCTCCTCAGGACTTCGACCGAACTTCCTGGAAACTTCAATagatcgtgtactcgaagactaactaaccAACTAAATTATAAACTATGCTTCACAGGTCGCAGTGGTTTGCACTCCGAAATTCTCGACTTTCCTGTTGCTTTCCGCTATTTTCTATCTAGTACATCGTTTTAATCCTCTACGTACTTGAGCCTCTTAGCCACTTCACTCGGATATTCCCCAGCAGTAAGTTATCGCAAGCCATTTAGCTACTGatgtaaaaaaaacaatacttATCTCACACACCTCAAATCTCGTTGGCAGAATAGAGAATACAGTAGTTTGTTTTTTCGTCGCAGGAGGACAATTGGAGCGTAACTAAACCATAACATTTGAACACACATaagaaacaaaaattactacatcTATCTAGACCAACAGAACGAACGCATCGCTTTTGTATTGTCTCTTAGCTCTGCATAAAATGCCTTTCAATATAGTTTTTCCGATTTATGCTAAAAAAATTGTGGACGCCATAATAattgaaagagaaagtaaacacagaggCTCTCAACATTACcccagaattgaaaatttaccCCAGAATTATTCTAAATTTATCACTTCCAAACAGCGTTTTATGTGCCTTAATTTTGCTTTTCGTCTAAATACCAATACCAAAAAAACAATCGTACTACGGAATCCAGCATCAAAATTCCTTCCGTCAGTCTTTAACGAAAATTTTGTTTACCAACAAAACTCTCTGTTTTTTATCTACCCCAAGTAGAAACCTCGTGGCGTTGAGAACAAAAAAGAAAACCTAAAAATAAAACCAGCAACGAAAGTGAAGCAAGGGCCCCCTTCGCTTTAATCCTAGTTTCGTTCATCAACAGCATTAGTCGCAAGCATTACTTCGGTCTAATCTGTTGCTCCATTCACGTACTCAGCCGATCCCGTTTTCGAGTGCTTTCCCGGTTCCACTGGTCGATTTATCGGTGTTCTCGTTTAACTTGGACTGGAATCTTAACTGCGATTTGGCCAATTTTATCCAACGCCGTTACATAACGCACGCCACGCGTCAAGGCCAGCTGCGTTTCGCATCGCTTTGCATCCGCCGGTAACACGCATGCGCTGACCAtctatttttgtttataaacaCCAGACCGTGGGAAGCGCGGCGCAAAAGCGCATTTTCCACCcgcagttttgttttatttattggaCGATAGCTATCACAACAGCTGATATGACAGTTCCGTTCTAAGTTGTCTGGTGTGAAAATGTCGAAAAAGTTACCCGTCCGTATGCTGAGCCAGCTTGCGCTGGCGGAAGTTGCCGGTTCGATTGTGGCCGCCATCGGAAACATGTTACAGACGACGTACAATTTTGGCGTGGAGCCGGATTTTACCCTGCTGATTGTGGAAATCAACTCGTACCTGGAGAACATGGGAGCTACCAGCGCCATCTACGAAGATCTGCTGCGGGTAATTCTGTCGTCGGATTCTTTGGAGGCGTCCGCTCGATTCTGCTGTCTGCAGATGCTGTTAAATGAAAGTGTACACACGCTGGCGACGGaaatatttccattttcctACTATGAGCGGATTCTTCATGTCATCGCCGCCCAGGGTAGAGGACTTCGGCAGCTCAACATGAAGGGTGTCTGGGTGAAGGAAGATACCTTGTGCTATATGTACGAAATAATCAAACATCTACCGCATCTGACCAAGTTGACGATTCCGCACATAGCGAACGACAATCTGCTGAAGCACATCGGAGATTATTCCAAGAACCTTCGACATTTGGATGTTAGCGGAGACACGGATATTACGGAGATTGGGCTGGAGTACCTTTGCTATGGCGAGTCAAAGAATAGCTTTACTATTTTGGATATTGGTTCGTTGGGAGAGGAGAACATTTGTCACACGGATATAGCGTTAGTCCTGATGAACCTTCCGAATCTCGTAAGCCTAGCCAGTTACTCATTCGTTGGCCAAAGTCTGATGTACATTCTAGAGCAGAAAAATGCAGCTTTCAAGTGCAAACTAGCGTATATTCATGATACGAAAActaaaccgaagcaattagacGCAATCGTCAGTACGTGTCCCAACCTGATGGATCTGTATCTGGACTGTCCTGAATCAGGTATCCTACCGAAACTAACTGAAGTCCTCCTGCGACGACTCAAACTGTACAAATTTAGCTGTTCAGAGCTGTTCACCTTGCTGGAAGCGATCGGCAACTCCGTGCGTCACCTAACTGTGATAAAAGGTCGTGGCACACTGGAAATCCATCGACTAGTTCGCTGCTGCCCGAACCTGCTCGATCTGGACTTCTACATGATGGACTCGTTGACCTTCTCGGGAGATCGCGGTTTCCACGATCTGCAAGGTCTCGAAATGCTCAGTAGTCCAATTTCGCAACCGGGCCTGCGAAGTTTGCTTAGCTTGCTGACCACGTTGAAACGGCTAGCGATCGACGCTGTCACCTTCGATGACGATGACTTCTGCTCGCTGGTGATCGAAAAGGACTTCTACCGGCTGGAGGACATCTGGTTCACTACGGCACCGCACATGTCGATGGCCAGCGTCGAGGTGAGTCCCTGGTGATAATAGAACTCGATGATAATGGATTGTAAGTTGgtgtattttttttccattgcaGATGTTGATGGATCGCTGTCCGGAGCTACAGAGCCTTGGTCAGCTGAGTGGCTGGTCACTAACACCGGATGACGTTTCGTTGCTTCGCGGTATACTGAAGAGCTGTAACTCGGCATTGGTACTGTCGCCTAGTACTATTTTTCCGTAGCGTGCTCGCCGTGTCATCATCTCATACTTTCATTATGAATTGTGATTTCGAGATAGCGGGATCCGGAGTTGGGTTCCCGGTAGTTCGAAAAATTTATCTCGCATTGGTTTTTGTGTTGTTTAAATGTTACGCCATTGGCTAATGAGGTCTTTCTCGACTACTGGTTCCCTTCTTTCAGATGGTACAGTCACTGTGAGGTCATAGCGAGTGACACGAATCCGTCCATGGGAAGGTGAACAATGTAAACTATGAAAATATATTATTTGTCCGAAAGGTGATGACTGAATTTTTAGTATGGAAAGAAAGGGAATATCAAGACTTTAATCGGTACTCATTCGATCAGGTTCCAGGAAAGAAGTTTGAACGATTTTCTTTCTTTAGGTCACATCCAGCATCAAAACAGAAAATCCGCATTTATCTGTTATTTGAATCCTTTTTATGTAATTATCCAACGGAAAAGTTCCTGTGGACATCATGGGTAGGGGTAGGGGCGCAATAATTGTCCacagtggatttttttttgtccgCGTGGTATACGAACGGCCCCTAAGTGGCTCGTACACAAACTAGAACAGCGTGGAAGTAAGTGTTCTGGCACCACTGGAAGATGCACTGCCGAATCCGTATCAGCTTTGGGCGATGTACGTGTCAGACTAGGCTACAAATATGACAAACAATTGTAAGTGATACGTTGTTGTTTACTGTTTATACTAATaaatctagccaaacatgtcaaatggtccaaATGACAGCTTCTCTTTGtctactttctctttcgctaataactcggcagtttatacgtttgttactcaactcttagcagaataagctagtcgaaatcaaagtttttcgatatatcctgaaacaatattggaaagttttaagatgacgccgtaataatcgaaagagaaagtaaacaaagagaggctctcatttgcacttaggaccatttgacatgtatGTCGAGAAATAATATGATCGTTTAGTTTGACCTGCACAGTAAATACAGTCAATCGTAGCAACCCTGTCGTGTACAGATAAAATTTGACAGCGTCATCAGTTGATTTGCAGTCGCCATGGGGAAATCAGTTGAGcaaggactaagctagcgccagatTGACACTAGCTCCACAGACGGAAACacgatttgtgttcctgagcaaacaaCTTGACATCACGCTGGACTTGGTGTTTGCTTAGGAACACAAATCGTGTCTCCGTTTTTGAAGCTAGCATAAATTTGGCGGTAGCTTAGTTCTACCGCTAAgtaagtgtcggattctgaagagacgaagttgaaacgcaaacTCCATAACTAACTCTCGGACGCATCTTATAGtcaaattttacattttacgaTCCCCCGGTTTAACGGTGGCAGCCTGCTGCGACACCTCGAACAGAACTACTTCTTTTATTCGAAAATGCCATCATGATCTTCCGGTTCATCCCATTGGTCCCGGTTTTTGACTACATTTCAGTGCATCCCCAAGGCTATAATCCTCACCAAACATCCGGGTGGCATTTCGAACAGCTCCGATACTCACTTTTTCCAGTTTCGCCAGTTGACTTCTAGTTTACGCGTTTCGGGAGAAATGCTtcgcattttaaaaaaattcaattccaacttacaaatttatttttcagaatGTAAAAAAAGATACGTGCTTATACTTCTCGGGACGCCCTGTAGGTACTTATTTATAGCTAAGGTTAAGATGACTCCACAGCCCTCAAGGCGTCAATCTTCACAAGTTGACTTTAGCCAATCAagaacaattaaattaattttcaatcagAAAACCACCAGTTCTCAGCCATTGAAGGTTCCACACAGGCAGTCAGCAGCAGTCCGGTAATTCGATACAAAAACTAACCACAACATCCAACAGTAACCCAGAAGCGAGCGAGAATGATGCCAATCAATTGCCTCGAAACGAATCGAACATTAGCCTTTGTGCAAGACCTGTTCGGCGTCATTTTTCCTCTACTTGCGGTATGATCCGAGGTCGCTGTCGTAATGAGACATGTAATTTACACTAAATAACATTCTACGGAGGGGGGCAAACCGCGTTCCATGTAAGGTTTTAATAGGATcacgagttgaaaaaaaaaaaacaaaaatgacacCAATTTAGCAACGTAAGATGCAGCAACAAAAATTAGCGCCTGCTTAGATCCGTGATTATACCCTGCGTCGGCCATGACAGCTCTGATGGACCGTCACATTCAATACATTATTCGGTTGGAGGGGTTGGAGGTGAGGTTTGAGTTAATCCATGCGGTGGCCAATTAACGAACTCCAGTACAGAGCCGAGCACAGCGTCATCGGTGCAGCACAACATTTTGGCAGCTCGAAAATTGCCTGTCATAACTACATATGATTTACGACAGTTACATAGTCCGGCTAGAGATAGGCGTGCTTCGGACTAGAACACATGTTCTGAAATTCGGAGAGACGGGTTGAGAGGGAAGGGGGTTACTTTCTCGAatgatgaatcactttactgTTTTGGAGGGGTGCACCGGGATCCTTATCACTTGCACACGGgagtgtgtgtgtttgtgttgaTTGATAAGTAGAATATTACTTTTCGGTTCGGTTGATTCTTCCCGTACCAGCCCTAGCGGAGTGGAACGGTTATCATTTTTTCAACCGTTTAGTAGATTGCAATTGTGTCTATATCTTTCAAAAGGTATTCTAAATTGCCCATATTTATTACATTTTATGAATTGTTATAAACTATATAATTTCCAGTTCTGCTTTTACCAGGAAATCAAAAGCAATCGCTCTTAGTTCTTTGTGAAACTAATGCTATTTTTACCTGTCGTacaagatatctgacgtttacaATTCTCACACTAAGATCTCACACATTTTGATACTACCACCCTTCTTTTAAACCCAGaagtaaagacgctgaatccctctggacaAAGACTCGCCAActctatcttattcttattatttgtcagtaagtgtcattccaatcgagcacgagacctgtcaaaagaagaaaatcgcttcgaatccttctggaacgagggccattgacagatctcgtgctcgattggaatgacactgacagataaatggtaaacaaacgattgacgcGTCCAGTCTTCATCCAGatggattcagcgtcgttaccCAGAAGCACTCCCTAAGAACGGTtgatttcaaaatcgtccaatgaaggacgttaaTAACCGTTCAATAGACGTCGGTCGtcggacccgtgttgaacgattttgaaacactaCTTTGGACTTCTTGGTGGGCGGTTTGTTTGCCTCccaatccaaacgtcaaaacggtaCAATACGAACGCAGCTATATAGCAAGCCATGATCAAATGTATTCGACGTGACATGAGTTTGATTTGAATCCACAAATTCAGAACCAGCACACGAATGACAACAAAtctaaaattttcgaaaaaaaagacGCATTTCCAAAACAGCAAGTAACAAAATCTCAACATGATGACTCTACCAGTATAACTGTCCATCGGACGGAGGATTAGACAAGAGCAAGAAGGTGTCACGGATAGCTGATGGATATTCAAGTGAAGAcccaaaagggaaaaaaatgagaaaaagatTTGAACTTCTGTTCAGGTGGGTACACACACACATTCATACATAAAAGGGAACTGCGGCTGAATACAGTCGGGTGTACTGGGTAGAGA is part of the Topomyia yanbarensis strain Yona2022 chromosome 1, ASM3024719v1, whole genome shotgun sequence genome and encodes:
- the LOC131676753 gene encoding uncharacterized protein LOC131676753 isoform X1; amino-acid sequence: MSKKLPVRMLSQLALAEVAGSIVAAIGNMLQTTYNFGVEPDFTLLIVEINSYLENMGATSAIYEDLLRVILSSDSLEASARFCCLQMLLNESVHTLATEIFPFSYYERILHVIAAQGRGLRQLNMKGVWVKEDTLCYMYEIIKHLPHLTKLTIPHIANDNLLKHIGDYSKNLRHLDVSGDTDITEIGLEYLCYGESKNSFTILDIGSLGEENICHTDIALVLMNLPNLVSLASYSFVGQSLMYILEQKNAAFKCKLAYIHDTKTKPKQLDAIVSTCPNLMDLYLDCPESGILPKLTEVLLRRLKLYKFSCSELFTLLEAIGNSVRHLTVIKGRGTLEIHRLVRCCPNLLDLDFYMMDSLTFSGDRGFHDLQGLEMLSSPISQPGLRSLLSLLTTLKRLAIDAVTFDDDDFCSLVIEKDFYRLEDIWFTTAPHMSMASVEMLMDRCPELQSLGQLSGWSLTPDDVSLLRGILKSCNSALVLSPSTIFP
- the LOC131676753 gene encoding uncharacterized protein LOC131676753 isoform X2, which codes for MSKKLPVRMLSQLALAEVAGSIVAAIGNMLQTTYNFGVEPDFTLLIVEINSYLENMGATSAIYEDLLRVILSSDSLEASARFCCLQMLLNESVHTLATEIFPFSYYERILHVIAAQGRGLRQLNMKGVWVKEDTLCYMYEIIKHLPHLTKLTIPHIANDNLLKHIGDYSKNLRHLDVSGDTDITEIGLEYLCYGESKNSFTILDIGSLGEENICHTDIALVLMNLPNLVSLASYSFVGQSLMYILEQKNAAFKCKLAYIHDTKTKPKQLDAIVSTCPNLMDLYLDCPESGILPKLTEVLLRRLKLYKFSCSELFTLLEAIGNSVRHLTVIKGRGTLEIHRLVRCCPNLLDLDFYMMDSLTFSGDRGFHDLQGLEMLSSPISQPGLRSLLSLLTTLKRLAIDAVTFDDDDFCSLVIEKDFYRLEDIWFTTAPHMSMASVEMLMDRCPELQSLGQLSGWSLTPDDVSLLRGILKSCNSALMVQSL